The following coding sequences are from one Triticum aestivum cultivar Chinese Spring chromosome 5A, IWGSC CS RefSeq v2.1, whole genome shotgun sequence window:
- the LOC123102976 gene encoding NDR1/HIN1-like protein 1: MGKDCGNHGDDHLRNGCRRLLAVLLVLAFIVAIITLIVYLVLRPTHPRFFLQDASLRQLNLSNSSGLLSTSLQVTVASRNPNDRVGVYYDRLDVYASYKYQQITVAASLPAVYQGHGDVDVWSPVLDGPNVPFAPYLASAISQDCQAGYLILQVKIDGRVRWKVGSWISGHYHLFVTCPAFLVTSGGNGAPGASGFKFQTTTYCHVEV, from the coding sequence ATGGGCAAGGACTGCGGCAACCACGGCGACGACCACCTCCGGAACGGCTGCCGGCGCCTCCTGGCCGTGCTCCTGGTCCTGGCCTTCATCGTCGCCATAATCACCCTCATCGTCTACTTGGTGCTCCGCCCCACCCACCCGCGCTTTTTCCTCCAGGACGCCTCCCTCCGGCAGCTCAACCTCTCCAACTCCTCGGGCCTCCTTTCCACCTCCCTCCAGGTCACCGTAGCCTCCCGCAACCCCAACGACCGCGTCGGTGTCTACTACGACCGCCTCGACGTCTACGCCTCCTACAAGTACCAGCAGATCACCGTCGCCGCCTCGCTCCCGGCGGTCTACCAGGGCCACGGCGACGTAGACGTATGGTCACCAGTGCTCGACGGGCCCAACGTGCCCTTCGCGCCGTACCTCGCCAGCGCCATCTCCCAGGACTGCCAGGCTGGCTACCTCATCCTCCAGGTCAAGATCGACGGCCGCGTCAGGTGGAAGGTCGGCAGCTGGATCTCTGGCCACTACCACCTCTTCGTCACCTGCCCGGCCTTCCTCGTCACCAGCGGCGGCAACGGCGCACCAGGGGCTAGCGGGTTCAAGTTCCAGACGACCACTTACTGCCACGTAGAGGTCTAG